CTAAAGGCTTGGATAACTGTCTTTTCTTGTACCCAAAAGCAAAATGGGAAGAGATTGCGCAGAAATTCGCCAATTTGCCCGTTAGCCAGGCCAAGGCCCGGGCGTTTGCCCGTCATATGCTGGCCGGAGCGATGAATGTCGAGTTTGATAATCAAGGCAGGATTAATCTGCCGGAATATTTGAGAAAATTTGCTAATTTAAAAAAAGAAACCATAATTGCCGGACTTTTTGATCGCTTGGAGATCTGGGATGAAGCTGCCTGGAATAAATACAAGACGGCGACGGATAAAGATAGCGGTCAGATCGCCGAGGCGTTGGGAGAGATGGGAGTGTAACCGGATGTCAGATATCGGAGATCTGATATTAGGGGTTTGAAATTTGGTTTTTAAATTTTTTGAGAGTAGGCTCATT
This genomic window from Patescibacteria group bacterium contains:
- the mraZ gene encoding division/cell wall cluster transcriptional repressor MraZ, producing the protein MFIGEYSHNLDSKGRIAVPAKFRNMLEKGAVVTKGLDNCLFLYPKAKWEEIAQKFANLPVSQAKARAFARHMLAGAMNVEFDNQGRINLPEYLRKFANLKKETIIAGLFDRLEIWDEAAWNKYKTATDKDSGQIAEALGEMGV